Genomic DNA from Callospermophilus lateralis isolate mCalLat2 chromosome 11, mCalLat2.hap1, whole genome shotgun sequence:
GGGCAGCCCTGACGTCACGACCGCCCCCGACCCGAGGTATTTACCTTCGAAAAGTAGTGGCGGCTGCAGGTACCGGAGGAGTAGGGCGACCGGGTAGGGCTAGGTCTACTGGGGCTCACGCCAAAGTCCAAGGGATGCCTCAGCTCCTATTCCCTCTTCCCATACCCCATAGATCAGTGGGTCTTCCTTCCTCACAAGCCCTTCCCTAAAGGATTAACTCTACCTCATCTCTACCTCTAATTAAAACCTTACTTTAGAGAATTTGAGTACCCAAATTTTGAGCTCAAAATACCATCTCATCCCTGAGTACTCATCTTCAACGCTAATTGGAAAGCTCACTTTCCAATCCAGCTCCTCCTCCACCATTCTCACCCCAATCTCCCATCCTCATTCCCAAAAACCCTACTCTCAGCTCCTAATATTCATCCATAGATCCACCCTAAGTGACCTTCAAAACCCCATTCTCGCCCATTTAGTGAACCTGCCCCAAACTTTCTCAACACTACCCTATTACTTCCTATGCTTAGTCTGGGCCCAGGCCCTGTGCCCCTGAAGACATGGAGTTTGTGTCTGGATACCGCGATGAGTTCCTTGATTTCGCTGCTCTCCTCTTTGGCTGGTTCCGCAAGTTTGTGGCAGAAAGGGGGGCTGTAGGCGCCAGCCTTGAGGGCCGCTGGCGACAGCTGGAGGCTCAAATCAGAAGGCTGCCCCAGGACCCCGCCCTTTGGGTGCTCCATGTCTTGCCCAACCGTAGTGTGGGCATCAGCCTGGGGCAAGGGGCAGAGCCAGGCCCTGGACCAGGCCTGGGGGCTGCCCGGCTCCTGGGAGATGAGCCTCCACTCCACCTTCAAGACCTGAGTCCCTTTGTCAGCTTTGTCAGCCTAGAGGatggggaggaaggggaagaggagggggaaGAAGATGAAGAACGAGAGAATGGAGAGGAGGAGGGTGCAGGCACAGAGAAGGTGGAACCACAGGAGGATGGGGAACCGGCCACTACCAGTAGGGAATCCCCTCAGGAAGCCAAGCCTCCAGGGGAGCCAGAGGAGGCTGAACAGGAGGCAAGTGGTGAGGATGGCTGCCGAGAttacaaagtggaggatgaaacggGACCTGAGAAGAGAAAGGAACGCAGGAGTGGTAAGAACCCAGGGCCAGCCTGCCCTATGTCCTGCCCAGCCATCCTCCCCTTATGAGGCCATCCCCTCTCACTCACACTCAGCTAGgggtcacaaactggtggcctttgGATCATCTGGCCCAAAAAAGTGTTTTCATCAACCacagtggggtttttttgtttgtttggttggtttttcaAATCAACATTTAAACATTGAAAGTGATGAAAATCCAAAAGTATGATCTGGGCACcagggtgcatgcctataattccagcaactcgggaggctgaggcaggaggactgcaagtttgagggtgTCAGCATCTtaatgaggtcctgtctcaaaataaaaaataaaaagggctgaatatgtatctcagtagtaaagcaccctatgtttgatccccagaaccaaaaaagaagaaaaccccAAATCCCCAGAAGTCTAGATTTATACTTCCTTAAGAAAAATCTAAAATTCTGACAGTGTGCCTACATTTCTGCATGTGGCAAATTCTGGTACTGTGTAGTAACAGTTGCCTTAAATGAGGCAGGGCCTCTCTACCTAGGCTCCTTTACTCACTGAACTTACTTGCCTAACCCCCACAGCCTTTGAGTTTGATACTCCTGTCCCTGTACATCTTTGTTCCCTATTGTCTCTCCCaaattttctctctttccccagAGACTGCCCCCCTGCACCTTTCCTGCCTCTTACTGGTGACGGATGAGCATGGCACCATCTTGGGCATTGATCTGCTAGTGGATGGAGTCCAAGGGAATGCAGGCCGGGGTTCAGGAACTGAGAACCTAGCTCCTCGGGCCTATGCTCTTCTCTGCCACAGCATGGCCTGCCCCATGGGCTCTGGGGACCCCCGAAAGCCCCGACAGCTTACAGTGGGAGATGCTCAGCTGCATAGGTACAGAAATCTGGTATTAGAGGATGGGGAGGTCTAGGGCCTGGACACTGGAGGCCCCTTACCCCATCCTGATGCCTATCTCCACTTCAGAGAACTGGAGAACCTGGTCCCAAGGCTGGGTGTGAAGTTAGCAAAGACCCCAATGCGGACATGGGGTCCTCGGCCAGGCTTCACCTTTGCCTCCCTTCGGGCTCGAACCTGCCATGTTTGTCACAGGCACAGCTTTGAAGTGAAGCTGTCACCCTGGTGAGTAGCCCACAAAGATGGAGTctgaaaaaaacaggaaaaaaaaaaaaagcaagccagGTCAGTTGGAGATAGCCGACAGACAGGGAGGGTCAGGGAAATACAAAGACAGAGATGGAAAAAACAAACAGGAATTACAGGTAAGTTAGAGGGTATAAGACAAAAAGGTCAAATGACATATGGGCAGCTGTGGGGCAGACGGCCAGCAGACAGGACTTAGAGAGATTAACACCAGGTGCCTACCACCCCATGTCCCCCAGTCCCCAGTGCAGTGCCGTATTGTACTGTGGAGAGACTTGTCTCCGGGCTGATTGGCGGCGATGTCCAGATGATGTGAGCCACCGATTTTGGTGCCCAAGGCTTGCAGCTTTCATGGAGCGGGCAGGGGAACTGGCAACTCTGCCTTTCACCTACACTGCAGGTACCATAAGGAGTTCAGAGTGGGCTGGGTGAACACTGGGTGAGATAGGGCCTGGGTACCTGGAAACAAGGttctggaacagaaaattaagtgCCTTTGGCTGAAGTCTGGGTCCCTGGAATAAAGTTTGGGAACTGAGTATTTGGGGCTAGAGAAAGGATCTGTGAAATGGAAAACCACGTGCCTGGGTCCCAGTGAGAGCTCAGGGGACTTTCGGGTAGGTTTCAAATGCTTGCTTCTCAGCTCCACCACCAACTGTCAGTGCGACCTTAAACATATCATGttacttcttggaagcttagtttccttatctgtaaaagagGAATACTAACAAATGTAAAATGCCACAGAATTGTTACAAGGATGGTGTGGGCTCTGTGCCTGGTATACTGTAGACTCTCAGAAATGATAGTTCCCTCCCTGACTAGAAACAGACTCAGACCCAGATTCCTTGGGGGAAGTTGAGCAGAGCTAAGGTCTTGGGGCCTCAACACCAGGCTCTCAATACTTCTCCTCTTTCTCTAGAGGTGACTAGCGAAACCTTTAACAAGGAAGCCTTCCTGGCCTCCCGGGGACTCACTCGCGGCTACTGGACTCACCTCAGCATGCTGATTCCAGGACCTGGCACCCCCAGGCACCCCCGGGGCAGCACACCATCCCTTGGCCTTCTTCTCAGTGGTGCGTGGGGACTGTCCTCAGCTTAGAAGGGAGGATTAGGAAGAAAAAGTTGACCAGGTCCCAGATAATTCCTTCATATACACACCAAACCCCTACCAACACCAACAGTGCCATTTCAACCCCCTCTGAAGCCTTCAAAGGAGTCACCCTGCCTATCCCATCCAGTAGCCTTGACCCTGAAAAAGGCTCTCATCCCTCCTAGTACAGTTCTAGGCCCTCTCTCAGAGGACACAGCTCTTCTGGAAGCAATAGAAGATGGGTCAGGTGAAGGTTCCTCTTCTTTTCACCCTCTCAGGAGATCCCTACCAGCTTCTCCAGGGGGATGGTCCTGCCCTGATGCCTCCAGTGCCCTCAGATCCACCCAAGGCCCTCTTTGGTGAGCAGGAAGGGCCCTGAAGGAGCCAGAGGTGGGGACAGGGAAGGCTAAAGGCCTGGGTGTCTGAGAAAAAGGTTGCTATTAGACCAGAAAGGTTGGGGTTCAGGCTTGGAGCTGGGTCCTCCAGTAATCCACTCTCCCCCAGGCTCCTGGCAGGATTACTACACATGGCGGGGCCTCAGCCTCGACTCCCCCATGGCTGTGCTTCTCACCTACCCGCTGACCGTGTACTACGTCATCACCCACCTAGTGCCCCAGTCCTGTAAGGAGTACAGGGTAGGATGGGGGGATGTAGGGGCAGGAGGGGTCAGTGAGAAAGACCATATCCTTAAAAACTGGCCTCTCCTTAGTCCCTGAGCTCAATATACAGAACAAGCAGTCGCTGAAGATCCATGTGGTAGAGGCAGGGAAAGAGTTTGACCTTGTAATGGTGTTTTGGGTAAGTCTTTCCTGACCTGGAGACTGGCATTGGCTGTGGGGTGGACACAGGATGGGAGCTAGACCTATCTTATCTTTGTTCTTCAGGAGCTTTTGGTCTTACTTCCCCATGTGGCCCTGGAGCTGCAGTTTGTGGGTGATGCCTTGCCACCTGAGAATGACCAGCAACATTTTACCCTGCAAAGGGTGAGGGCTTGAAGGAGGCCCTGATCCTTCTATTGGCCTCCCGATGTTTGTCTTCCTCTCCCCATTCTTCTGTCTTAACTGGTGCATCCACCTGAATTCTGGTGGCTTCTCTGCCCTACCCTTGGCTCCACAGGATGGCCCTGAGGTATCTGTCCGTCCTAATTCTGGAGTATCAGCACGGCTCAACTCTGGGACTAAAGAGAAAGGGGGTCGCAGGGACCTGCAGATCAAGGTGTCAGCCAGACCCTATCATCTGCTCCAGGGGCCCAAGCCTGACCTTGTTATTGGTAAGAGCCTGGGGCTAAGGGAGAGAAGTATggggaaggaagaagagaaggagaCCATGGAAGCCAGAATCTCTCTGCTCTCCCTGGGCAGGATTTAATTCCGGCTTTGGTCTCAAGGACACGTGGCTGAGCTCTCTGCCCAGATTACAGGTAGGGTATCTCACTTTCTTCCCAAAACCCTCCTTCCTTTTCTGAAAGCCTCTGTACTCTCCTCTCCCACATCAACTGCTCCCCAAACGTGGAGAGCACCCACGGGTCCTGGACCCTCTGAGCTCTGTGACTGCCTCCTGCCTCTGTTGCATCCTGGTGTGTCATAGGGTCTCAGTTTTCAACTGTCATCCTGGGGGCTTGGGATGTATCTGGAGGGAGGAGCCTCTCAGGGAGTCTCTAAGGCTCTGCCCCATCTCAGTCTCTCCGAGTGCCTGCTTTCTTCACTGAGAGCAGCGAGTATGGCTGTGTGATGGACGACCAGACCATGGCAGTGGCCACGGGAGGGGGCACCAGTCCTCCACAGCCCAACCCCTTCCGCTCCCCCTTTCGCCTCAGAGCAGCCGACAACTGCATGCCTTGGTAAGGGCCCACTTTCCCTCTGGACCCATAACCTCTCTTACTCTCTGCACCTAAAAGGTCTCCATTCTCCTGGGACCTTACTCTCCTCAGCCCTATAGCCCCCCTTTTCTGTCCCCACTATTCACCACCACCCCACCCCCGCTGTTCCAGATAATCTCCAATACACCCCTTTGGATCCCAGTTCACGAACTCTCCCCAACTCCTTTTCCTACGATGCAAAAGGCCCTGCTTGCCCCCTAGCGAGCTGAGCCCTATTTAGCCCGGCTCCCCCCGAACGCCGGGCCCACAAGTCCCGCCCCTAGGAGCCCAGGCCCCGCCCCTGACAGCGCCCACGCGCCTCCCACAGGTACTGCAACGCCTTCATCTTCCACCTGATCTACAAGCCACCCCAAGGCGGCGGGGCCCGCTCGGCGCCCGGCCCCGCGCCCCCAGCCCCAACTCCCGTAGCTCCTCCTGCCCCCGCCCGTAGGCGTCGAGGAGAAAAGAAGGCTGGACGCGGAGTCCGCCGGCGGAGATGAGTGCAAAGATGGTAGCAGTCCACTCCCCCCTTCCCAAACACacatcctagaagaaaacaaaaatacataGGGGAGGATTGGTTGGCCGAACctgaaaaggtaaataaaattaCTTGTTTGAAATCACTGAGTCACAGACCCTTTGATTACATGTTTTTAATTGGGCCATTAAACTAGGAAAGGAGAGAAGGATTTGGGAATGACTGATTTTGTCCCAAACCTTTTTTCACTTGTCTGATCTCACACTCAGCTTTGGGAATGCTGATCTTCCTTGACAATCCCAAACCTCTCCCAATTTTTATGTAGGTAAATCGTTTTCCAGCCGGGATAACCCCCAGGCATCTGCCTCAAAGCAAGGAAAGACCAAGAAGCAGAAATTGGGTTCTCATTCGTGGATAGGGAAGCAGATAACATCTTAGGGACACACAGATCCTTTGGTTTGGATTCAGTGAAAGACCCTAGCCACCCAGCTCCACCTTCTCTCATCCTTCATTTCCCGTACATCTAATAATATCAATTTTTGCTCGGTTGATCTCCTAAAATCACTCAAATCCATCTACTTACGACCAGTTCCACTGCAAGCTTCATCATATCTCATTTCCACATTACTACCAAAGTATCCTTTTAAAACACATTtgagggttggggctgtagctcagtggcagagcgcttgcctagcatgtgtgagacactgggtttgatcctcagcaccacagaaaaataaacaaaggcattct
This window encodes:
- the Zmynd15 gene encoding zinc finger MYND domain-containing protein 15 isoform X3, coding for MEFVSGYRDEFLDFAALLFGWFRKFVAERGAVGASLEGRWRQLEAQIRRLPQDPALWVLHVLPNRSVGISLGQGAEPGPGPGLGAARLLGDEPPLHLQDLSPFVSFVSLEDGEEGEEEGEEDEERENGEEEGAGTEKVEPQEDGEPATTSRESPQEAKPPGEPEEAEQEASGEDGCRDYKVEDETGPEKRKERRSETAPLHLSCLLLVTDEHGTILGIDLLVDGVQGNAGRGSGTENLAPRAYALLCHSMACPMGSGDPRKPRQLTVGDAQLHRELENLVPRLGVKLAKTPMRTWGPRPGFTFASLRARTCHVCHRHSFEVKLSPCPQCSAVLYCGETCLRADWRRCPDDVSHRFWCPRLAAFMERAGELATLPFTYTAEVTSETFNKEAFLASRGLTRGYWTHLSMLIPGPGTPRHPRGSTPSLGLLLSGDPYQLLQGDGPALMPPVPSDPPKALFVPELNIQNKQSLKIHVVEAGKEFDLVMVFWELLVLLPHVALELQFVGDALPPENDQQHFTLQRDGPEVSVRPNSGVSARLNSGTKEKGGRRDLQIKVSARPYHLLQGPKPDLVIGFNSGFGLKDTWLSSLPRLQSLRVPAFFTESSEYGCVMDDQTMAVATGGGTSPPQPNPFRSPFRLRAADNCMPWYCNAFIFHLIYKPPQGGGARSAPGPAPPAPTPVAPPAPARRRRGEKKAGRGVRRRR
- the Zmynd15 gene encoding zinc finger MYND domain-containing protein 15 isoform X1, yielding MEFVSGYRDEFLDFAALLFGWFRKFVAERGAVGASLEGRWRQLEAQIRRLPQDPALWVLHVLPNRSVGISLGQGAEPGPGPGLGAARLLGDEPPLHLQDLSPFVSFVSLEDGEEGEEEGEEDEERENGEEEGAGTEKVEPQEDGEPATTSRESPQEAKPPGEPEEAEQEASGEDGCRDYKVEDETGPEKRKERRSETAPLHLSCLLLVTDEHGTILGIDLLVDGVQGNAGRGSGTENLAPRAYALLCHSMACPMGSGDPRKPRQLTVGDAQLHRELENLVPRLGVKLAKTPMRTWGPRPGFTFASLRARTCHVCHRHSFEVKLSPCPQCSAVLYCGETCLRADWRRCPDDVSHRFWCPRLAAFMERAGELATLPFTYTAEVTSETFNKEAFLASRGLTRGYWTHLSMLIPGPGTPRHPRGSTPSLGLLLSGDPYQLLQGDGPALMPPVPSDPPKALFGSWQDYYTWRGLSLDSPMAVLLTYPLTVYYVITHLVPQSFPELNIQNKQSLKIHVVEAGKEFDLVMVFWELLVLLPHVALELQFVGDALPPENDQQHFTLQRDGPEVSVRPNSGVSARLNSGTKEKGGRRDLQIKVSARPYHLLQGPKPDLVIESLCSPWAGFNSGFGLKDTWLSSLPRLQSLRVPAFFTESSEYGCVMDDQTMAVATGGGTSPPQPNPFRSPFRLRAADNCMPWYCNAFIFHLIYKPPQGGGARSAPGPAPPAPTPVAPPAPARRRRGEKKAGRGVRRRR
- the Zmynd15 gene encoding zinc finger MYND domain-containing protein 15 isoform X2; amino-acid sequence: MEFVSGYRDEFLDFAALLFGWFRKFVAERGAVGASLEGRWRQLEAQIRRLPQDPALWVLHVLPNRSVGISLGQGAEPGPGPGLGAARLLGDEPPLHLQDLSPFVSFVSLEDGEEGEEEGEEDEERENGEEEGAGTEKVEPQEDGEPATTSRESPQEAKPPGEPEEAEQEASGEDGCRDYKVEDETGPEKRKERRSETAPLHLSCLLLVTDEHGTILGIDLLVDGVQGNAGRGSGTENLAPRAYALLCHSMACPMGSGDPRKPRQLTVGDAQLHRELENLVPRLGVKLAKTPMRTWGPRPGFTFASLRARTCHVCHRHSFEVKLSPCPQCSAVLYCGETCLRADWRRCPDDVSHRFWCPRLAAFMERAGELATLPFTYTAEVTSETFNKEAFLASRGLTRGYWTHLSMLIPGPGTPRHPRGSTPSLGLLLSGDPYQLLQGDGPALMPPVPSDPPKALFGSWQDYYTWRGLSLDSPMAVLLTYPLTVYYVITHLVPQSFPELNIQNKQSLKIHVVEAGKEFDLVMVFWELLVLLPHVALELQFVGDALPPENDQQHFTLQRDGPEVSVRPNSGVSARLNSGTKEKGGRRDLQIKVSARPYHLLQGPKPDLVIGFNSGFGLKDTWLSSLPRLQSLRVPAFFTESSEYGCVMDDQTMAVATGGGTSPPQPNPFRSPFRLRAADNCMPWYCNAFIFHLIYKPPQGGGARSAPGPAPPAPTPVAPPAPARRRRGEKKAGRGVRRRR